One Setaria italica strain Yugu1 chromosome I, Setaria_italica_v2.0, whole genome shotgun sequence DNA window includes the following coding sequences:
- the LOC101765866 gene encoding DNA-3-methyladenine glycosylase produces the protein MRSIPSVHSTHPLLRRTLGLKPHLSPSASAAVEASPMTTSGAPTPQRFKRSSPRKKSQLRSRRLAAGEAEASKASALARAPLPAPLEVDAVPPVGRALPRQFFEVDALDLAPRLLGKLLRRDEVVLRITEVEAYRPNDSACHGRFGITARTAPVFGPGGHAYVYLCYGLHMMLNVVADLEGVGAAVLIRSCSPVSGLETIQWRRGQQTEKPVLLTGPGKVGQALGLSTDWSNHPLYTPGGLEVLDGPEPDGILVGPRVGIEYASPEHVAAPWRFAIAGTPWISAPKNTLRPR, from the exons ATGCGATCCATCCCGTCCGTCCATTCCACGCATCCCCTCCTCCGCCGAACACTCGGACTCAAACCCCACCTCTCGCcgtcggcgagcgccgccgtTGAGGCATCGCCGATGACCACCTCCGGCGCACCCACGCCCCAACGCTTCAAGCGCTCCTCCCCAAGGAAGAAGTCGCAGCTAAGaagccgccgcctcgccgccggagaGGCCGAGGCTTCGAAGGCCTCGGCGTTGGCCAGAGCGCCGCTTCCCGCACCGCTGGAGGTGGACGCGGTGCCGCCTGTTGGGCGCGCATTGCCGCGACAGTTCTTCGAGGTGGATGCCCTCGACCTCGCCCCCCGCCTCCTCGGCAAGCTCCTGCGCCGCGACGAAGTTGTCCTCCGCATCACCGAG GTGGAGGCCTACAGGCCAAATGATTCCGCATGCCACGGCCGGTTCGGCATCACCGCGAGGACTGCCCCAGTG TTTGGACCGGGAGGCCATGCATATGTGTATCTATGCTATGGGCTCCACATGATGCTCAATGTCGTTGCCGACTTGGAGGGAGTTGGTGCTGCTGTTTTGATCCGGTCATGTTCTCCGGTTAGCG GCCTTGAAACAATTCAGTGGCGCCGTGGTCAACAAACTGAGAAACCAGTCCTACTTACAGGACCAGGAAAG GTTGGGCAAGCTCTGGGTCTATCCACTGATTGGTCGAACCATCCTCTTTACACACCTG GTGGGTTGGAAGTGTTGGACGGACCAGAGCCGGATGGCATTTTGGTTGGTCCCCGCGTCGGCATCGAATACGCATCTCCGGAGCATGTCGCCGCGCCCTGGAGGTTCGCCATTGCCGGCACTCCGTGGATCAGCGCCCCCAAAAATACCCTTCGGCCACGCTGA
- the LOC101766687 gene encoding metal tolerance protein 3, producing MEGDDRRAPLLGAGGRPPSMRRRDSARSLRSSFLARLPDKVRAGLDPERPADADLARARGLSQGEREYYEKQLATLRTFEEVEALCMPGEFDSDGSDHGAFDDMVEQKQSEFAMKISNYTNIVLLVFKVYATIRTGSMAIAASTLDSLLDLMAGGILWFTHLSMKRVNIYMYPIGKLRVQPVGIIVFAAIMATLGFQVLVKAIEQLVENKPGAKMTSEQLIWLYSIMLSATAVKLALWFYCKSSGNSIVRAYAKDHYFDVITNVVGLVAAVLGDKFVWWIDPAGAVLLAVYTIVNWSKTVLENAVTLVGRCAPPEMLQMLTYLAMKHDTRVKRVDTVRAYSFGVLYFVEVDIELSEDMPLREAHTIGESLQEKIEKLPEVERAFVHIDFESTHKPEHKVRSRLPATDP from the exons ATGGAGGGCGACGACCGGAGGGCCCCGCtgctgggcgccggcggccgtccCCCGTCTATGCGGCGCCGGGACTCGGCCCGGTCGCTGCGCAGCAGCTTCCTGGCGCGGCTGCCCGACAAGGTGCGCGCCGGGCTCGACCCCGAGCgccccgccgacgccgacctcgCCCGCGCCAGAGGCCTTTCCCAAG GTGAGAGGGAGTACTACGAGAAGCAGCTCGCGACCCTGAGAACcttcgaggaggtggaggcgctcTGCATGCCCGGCGAATTCGACTCGGATGGCTCGGATCATGGGGCCTTCGATGACATGGTGGAGCAGAAGCAGAGCGAGTTCGCCATGAAGATTTCCAATTACACCAATATTGTGCTACTGGTTTTTAAG GTGTATGCTACGATCAGGACAGGGTCCATGGCAATTGCAGCGTCAACGCTTGATTCGTTGCTCGATTTAATGGCCGGCGGTATCCTTTGGTTCACACACCTTTCCATGAAGAGAGTGAACATTTACATGTACCCAATTGGGAAGTTGCGTGTTCAGCCTGTTGGGATCATCGTCTTCGCGGCCATCATGGCAACTCTGG GTTTCCAGGTCTTGGTCAAAGCTATTGAGCAATTGGTGGAGAATAAACCTGGCGCGAAGATGACATCAGAGCAGCTAATATGGTTGTACTCCATCATGCTTTCAGCAACTGCTGTGAAACTTGCTCTCTGGTTTTACTGCAAGAGTTCAGGAAACAGCATTGTCCGGGCTTATGCAAAG GATCACTATTTTGATGTGATAACCAATGTTGTCGGTCTGGTGGCTGCTGTTCTTGGGGACAAATTCGTATGGTGGATCGACCCCGCGGGGGCTGTACTGCTTGCTGTATATACCATTGTGAACTGGTCCAAAACCGTGTTAGAAAATGCAG TTACCCTAGTGGGCCGATGTGCCCCCCCAGAGATGCTGCAGATGCTGACCTACCTCGCCATGAAGCATGACACACGAGTCAAGCGGGTTGACACTGTTAGAGCTTACAGCTTCGGAGTTCTCTACTTCGTTGAG GTTGACATTGAACTCTCAGAGGACATGCCGCTACGAGAGGCGCACACCATTGGCGAATCACTGCAGGAGAAGATCGAGAAGCTGCCTGAAGTCGAGCGGGCGTTTGTTCATATTGATTTTGAGAGCACTCATAAGCCTGAACACAAAGTCCGGAGCAGGCTGCCGGCTACTGATCCTTGA